A genomic segment from Flavobacterium inviolabile encodes:
- a CDS encoding nuclear transport factor 2 family protein → MSKNVTIVRSYFTAVSKGDFDTVGALLSDDVVWHQPGKGIQSGTYSGKAELFAHLGNFAKWSNGTFAIDHVDYLADNGELVTAAIHFKAEKNGQSLAMKGVDLLRIEGDVIKEVWLFSERIEEEDAFWNSASAS, encoded by the coding sequence ATGTCAAAAAATGTAACAATTGTCCGGTCTTATTTTACTGCGGTTTCAAAAGGCGATTTTGATACTGTAGGCGCGTTGCTGTCGGACGATGTGGTGTGGCACCAGCCTGGAAAAGGCATACAGTCCGGAACATACAGCGGTAAAGCCGAGCTGTTTGCACATCTTGGAAATTTTGCCAAATGGAGCAACGGTACTTTTGCCATAGATCATGTGGACTATCTTGCAGACAATGGCGAACTGGTTACGGCGGCGATTCACTTTAAGGCCGAGAAAAACGGGCAATCCCTTGCCATGAAAGGTGTTGATCTATTGCGGATTGAAGGTGATGTCATTAAAGAAGTCTGGTTGTTTTCTGAAAGAATTGAAGAAGAAGATGCTTTCTGGAACAGTGCTTCCGCCAGCTAA
- a CDS encoding winged helix-turn-helix transcriptional regulator, giving the protein MEINISDENCPLRKTLEIIGGKWTMLIIFQINSRTIRYGELKRCIVGISEKMLINQLKYLCEKGIVSKKAYPEIPPRVEYTLTPLGKELLPIIDEIITFGLKHKL; this is encoded by the coding sequence ATGGAAATAAATATTTCGGATGAAAACTGTCCGTTGCGAAAAACGCTCGAGATCATCGGTGGAAAATGGACAATGCTGATTATCTTTCAGATCAATTCCAGAACCATCCGCTATGGAGAACTAAAGCGCTGTATTGTTGGAATCAGCGAGAAAATGCTGATCAATCAGCTGAAATACCTGTGTGAAAAAGGAATCGTCAGCAAAAAGGCTTATCCGGAAATTCCGCCGCGGGTGGAATATACCTTAACACCTTTGGGAAAGGAATTACTGCCCATTATAGATGAAATCATTACATTTGGTCTTAAGCATAAACTATAA
- a CDS encoding TolC family protein gives MSKRLNIYIGIGVSCLLLTVAGCKAPATLGRPENKTVPAAYNSTAVQDSVNTGKMKWKEYFTDKYLIALIDTALVKNQELNVTLQEIEISRNEIRARKGEYLPFVGLKGSAGFDKVGRFTNIGALEANTEIKPGKEMPEPLQDYAVGAYATWEIDIWNKLHNAKKAAVSRYLSSVEGKNFTVTNMIAEIANSYYELLALDNQLAIVKQNIDIQTNALEIVKLQKLAARVNELAVRRFEAQVLNTKGLQYTIQQKITETENRINFLVGRFPQPVERSSVTFSNLTPAVTHAGLPSQLLENRPDVKQAELELAAAKLDVKVAKARFYPSLGISAGIGYQAFNPSYLIKPESLLYSLAGDIAAPLINRNAIKATYYTANAKQIQAVYNYERTILNAYVEVANQLAKIQNTEKMFDLKSKQVEALNQSIEISNDLFGSARADYMEVLMTQRDALESKFELIETKMKQMNAMVNIYRALGGGWN, from the coding sequence ATGAGTAAGCGATTAAATATATATATTGGTATAGGCGTAAGCTGTTTACTACTAACTGTTGCGGGGTGTAAAGCCCCTGCAACATTGGGAAGACCGGAAAACAAAACGGTTCCGGCAGCCTATAACAGTACCGCAGTACAGGATAGTGTGAATACCGGTAAAATGAAGTGGAAGGAATATTTTACAGATAAATACCTGATAGCACTTATTGACACGGCACTGGTGAAAAACCAGGAACTGAATGTTACCCTGCAGGAAATCGAGATCAGCAGAAACGAAATCAGAGCCCGAAAAGGAGAGTATTTACCGTTTGTAGGACTTAAAGGTTCTGCCGGTTTTGATAAAGTGGGCCGTTTCACAAACATTGGTGCCCTTGAAGCCAATACCGAGATCAAACCGGGTAAAGAAATGCCGGAGCCGTTACAGGATTATGCGGTAGGCGCTTATGCTACCTGGGAAATCGATATCTGGAACAAGCTGCACAATGCTAAAAAAGCGGCTGTAAGCCGATACCTGTCTTCCGTTGAAGGTAAAAACTTCACGGTAACAAACATGATTGCCGAAATCGCGAATTCCTATTATGAATTATTGGCTTTGGATAACCAGCTGGCTATTGTAAAACAGAATATTGACATTCAGACCAATGCGCTGGAAATTGTAAAACTGCAAAAACTGGCTGCCAGAGTAAACGAACTGGCTGTCCGCAGATTTGAAGCACAGGTTTTGAATACCAAAGGCTTACAATATACCATTCAGCAAAAAATTACGGAAACGGAAAACAGGATCAACTTCCTGGTGGGCAGATTCCCGCAGCCGGTTGAAAGAAGTTCTGTGACGTTCAGCAATCTGACACCTGCGGTTACGCATGCCGGACTACCGTCGCAGTTACTGGAAAACCGTCCGGATGTAAAACAGGCCGAACTGGAACTGGCAGCAGCCAAACTTGATGTAAAAGTGGCCAAAGCGAGATTCTATCCTTCATTGGGAATTTCGGCCGGAATCGGGTACCAGGCATTTAACCCAAGTTACCTGATAAAACCGGAATCATTGCTTTACTCTTTAGCAGGTGATATTGCCGCGCCGTTAATCAACAGAAATGCGATAAAAGCGACTTATTATACCGCTAATGCAAAGCAGATTCAGGCGGTTTACAACTATGAGCGTACTATTTTAAATGCTTATGTGGAGGTTGCGAACCAGCTGGCTAAGATCCAGAATACCGAAAAAATGTTCGATTTAAAATCCAAACAGGTAGAAGCGCTGAACCAGTCCATTGAAATTTCAAACGATCTGTTCGGTTCGGCAAGAGCGGACTATATGGAAGTTTTAATGACTCAGCGTGATGCTTTGGAATCGAAATTTGAACTTATAGAAACCAAAATGAAGCAGATGAATGCCATGGTTAACATTTACCGGGCATTAGGTGGCGGATGGAATTAA